One Brassica napus cultivar Da-Ae chromosome C2, Da-Ae, whole genome shotgun sequence DNA window includes the following coding sequences:
- the LOC106380811 gene encoding 17.6 kDa class II heat shock protein, with protein MDFGRFPIISILEDMLEVPEEHNDKSRNNPSRVYMRDAKAMAATPADVIEHQNAYVFVVDMPGIKGDEIKVQVENENVLVVSGERQRENKESEGVKFVRMERRMGKFMRKFQLPENADLEKISAVCHDGVLKVTVEKLPPPEPKKPKTIQVQVA; from the coding sequence ATGGATTTTGGAAGGTTCCCGATAATCTCAATCCTCGAAGACATGCTAGAAGTCCCCGAGGAGCACAACGATAAGAGCCGCAACAACCCCTCTCGAGTTTACATGCGCGACGCAAAGGCCATGGCGGCTACACCAGCCGACGTGATCGAGCATCAGAACGCGTACGTGTTCGTGGTGGACATGCCTGGGATCAAAGGAGATGAGATCAAGGTTCAGGTGGAGAACGAGAATGTGCTTGTGGTGAGCGGAGAGAGGCAGAGGGAGAACAAGGAGAGCGAGGGTGTGAAGTTCGTGAGGATGGAGAGGAGAATGGGTAAGTTTATGAGGAAGTTTCAGCTGCCTGAGAATGcggatttggagaagatctCTGCCGTTTGTCACGATGGTGTTTTGAAGGTGACTGTTGAGAAGCTTCCTCCTCCTGAGCCTAAGAAACCGAAGACTATTCAGGTCCAAGTGGCTTGA
- the LOC106380813 gene encoding protein ALP1-like: protein MKAAVFQKAIDEEEEEEIEEVCNAFDGEVDIHTQTTSSHDTKNNLKGFFTSFLSMEEEHDQKRARTISEEENGDTTTNRKKPRASRAVISDVTGSEPVQQRRLWVKDRSRAWWEEECSRFDYPEADFKNAFRMSKSTFNLICDELNAAVAKEDTALRNAIPVRQRVAVCVWRLATGEPLRLVSKKFGLGISTCHKLVLEVCKAIKDVLMPKYLQWPDEESLRSVGETFEAVSGIPNIVGSMYTTHVPIIAPKISVAAYFNKRHTERNQKTSYSITIQAVVNPRGVFTDLCIGWPGSMSDDQVLEKSLLYQRANSGGLLKGSWVAGGPGHPLLDWVLVPYAQQSLTWTQHAFNEKMGEVQRVGKEAFGRLKGRWACLQKRTEVKLQDLPTVLGACCVLHNICEIREEKMEAELMVDVVDDEVLPENGLRSVSAMKARDDISHDLLHHGLAGTSFL from the coding sequence ATGAAAGCCGCCGTTTTCCAGAAAGCAATCgacgaggaggaagaagaagaaatagaagaAGTCTGTAATGCCTTCGACGGCGAGGTAGATATCCACACTCAAACGACGTCGTCTCACGACACCAAGAACAACCTCAAGGGCTTcttcacttcctttctctcgaTGGAGGAGGAGCACGACCAGAAAAGAGCAAGAACCATCTCCGAGGAGGAAAACGGAGATACTACTACCAATCGTAAGAAGCCACGTGCCTCACGTGCCGTCATTAGTGACGTAACCGGATCCGAACCGGTTCAGCAGAGGCGGTTATGGGTCAAAGACCGGAGCCGAGCGTGGTGGGAAGAAGAGTGCAGCCGTTTCGACTACCCGGAGGCCGACTTCAAAAACGCGTTTCGGATGTCCAAATCCACGTTTAACTTAATCTGCGACGAGCTGAACGCGGCGGTCGCGAAAGAAGACACCGCTTTGCGAAACGCGATTCCCGTGCGTCAGCGCGTCGCGGTCTGCGTCTGGAGGTTAGCGACGGGAGAGCCGCTGCGTCTCGTCTCCAAGAAGTTCGGTTTAGGGATCTCCACCTGCCACAAGCTCGTCCTCGAGGTGTGCAAAGCGATCAAAGACGTTCTGATGCCGAAGTACCTCCAGTGGCCTGACGAGGAGTCGTTGAGAAGCGTTGGAGAAACGTTCGAAGCGGTTTCGGGTATTCCGAATATTGTCGGCTCGATGTACACGACTCATGTCCCGATCATAGCTCCTAAGATCAGCGTGGCTGCTTATTTTAATAAACGGCATACCGAGAGGAACCAGAAGACTTCTTACTCGATCACGATCCAAGCCGTTGTGAACCCGAGAGGTGTTTTTACTGATTTGTGCATCGGATGGCCCGGGTCGATGTCTGATGACCAGGTGCTGGAGAAGTCGCTGTTGTATCAGAGAGCTAACAGCGGAGGCCTTTTAAAAGGCTCGTGGGTCGCTGGTGGGCCGGGACATCCGTTGTTGGACTGGGTTTTGGTTCCGTACGCGCAGCAGAGCTTGACGTGGACGCAGCACGCGTTTAACGAGAAGATGGGCGAGGTGCAGAGAGTGGGTAAAGAAGCGTTTGGGAGGTTGAAAGGGCGGTGGGCGTGTCTGCAGAAGAGGACTGAAGTGAAGCTTCAGGATTTGCCTACGGTGTTGGGGGCGTGCTGTGTGCTTCATAATATATGTGAGATTAGAGAGGAGAAGATGGAGGCGGAGCTGATGGTTGATGTGGTTGATGATGAGGTTTTGCCTGAGAATGGATTGAGGTCGGTTAGTGCGATGAAGGCAAGAGATGATATCTCGCATGATTTATTGCATCACGGACTCGCGGGTACTTCTTTCTTGTGA
- the LOC106380810 gene encoding protein BIG GRAIN 1-like D, whose protein sequence is MHRSKTQSRNPSFSSTLLDEIYNSIDPKTQPFLNSLNTAKKQSISVNKGRDRLFGSISSSSDSNSNSSIFSSSDTELTHPKKTTSSRPLCFGPSKKTKPRKTEDKALFHQNRAKTEDKALFRQNRATRVSDDCDYASDAPKITRYNADWENARTRRSTSKLKTPASPGVRIVNFINSLFSNNGSSKQSSSAVKSYPRKTSYDVTKPTDYYHPSATCSSSASSFSRSCLNKTSEKPSERIKRSVRFSPVNVIVAAEEEEEEDYLSNGYIRKSVKKNVEDGGRRSVEEIAREFLRDYHKNHENGLVKSNDFEDYEDVDDDVASDSSSDLFELDLAGSHHHNLYGDELPVYETTFAGLIL, encoded by the coding sequence ATGCATAGATCCAAAACCCAATCTAGAAACCCGTCCTTCTCCTCCACTCTCCTCGACGAAATCTACAACTCCATCGACCCCAAAACCCAACCTTTTCTAAACTCTCTCAACACCGCCAAGAAACAGAGCATCAGCGTAAACAAAGGAAGAGATCGGCTATTCGGCTCTATCTCGTCTTCCTCCGACTCCAACTCCAACTCCAGCATCTTCTCCTCTTCCGACACCGAACTAACTCACCCTAAGAAGACAACGTCCTCACGGCCCTTGTGTTTCGGTCCTTCCAAGAAAACAAAACCGAGAAAAACAGAGGATAAAGCTCTGTTTCACCAAAACAGAGCAAAAACAGAGGATAAAGCTCTGTTTCGCCAAAACAGAGCAACCCGTGTGTCCGACGACTGCGATTACGCCTCCGACGCTCCCAAGATCACGAGGTACAATGCGGATTGGGAGAATGCAAGAACCAGAAGGTCCACGAGTAAGCTCAAAACTCCAGCTTCGCCTGGTGTACGGATCGTTAACTTCATCAACTCTCTGTTCAGCAACAACGGTTCTTCCAAACAATCATCTTCTGCGGTTAAGAGTTATCCGAGGAAGACGAGCTATGACGTTACTAAACCGACGGATTATTATCATCCATCTGCCACGtgttcttcttcagcttcttccttCTCAAGGTCCTGTCTGAACAAAACCTCCGAGAAACCATCTGAACGTATCAAACGGAGCGTCAGGTTTTCTCCGGTCAATGTGATCGTCGCcgcggaagaagaagaagaggaagattaTCTGAGCAACGGTTACATAAGAAAGTCGGTGAAGAAGAATGTTGAAGATGGAGGGAGGAGATCAGTGGAGGAGATTGCTAGAGAGTTTCTGAGAGATTATCACAAGAACCATGAGAACGGTTTGGTCAAGAGTAATGACTTTGAGGATTATGAAGATGTAGATGATGATGTTGCGAGTGATTCGAGTTCGGATTTGTTTGAGCTGGATTTAGCTGGGAGTCATCATCATAATCTGTATGGAGACGAGCTTCCTGTGTATGAAACCACTTTTGCTGGTTTGATCttgtga
- the LOC106380809 gene encoding mechanosensitive ion channel protein 10-like isoform X3, with product MAEPRSSNGGRDVVINVSGEEASRVSSKMASPESEKAMPINKNSSPEISKLVGSPNKPPRPPNPSYDGLTQRKSFARSVYSKPKSRFVEPSLPVDTNILEEEVKEQLGAAFSFSRASPNNRSTRSVGSTTPLTPSKAVEAEKDEDEEIYKKVKLSKEMRRKISALALLELAFFVVILSSLVASLTIDAVKRHNFWGLQVWKWCVLVMVIFSGMLVTNWFMRVVVFLIETNFLLRRKVLYFVHGLKKSVQVFIWLSLILVAWVFLFNHDVDRSHAATKILNAITRTLITLLTGSFLWLVKTLLLKILAASFNVVNFFDRIQDSVFHQYVLQTLSGPPLIEEAERVGREPRTGQLSFASVVKKGEVKEKKVIDMGKVHKMKREKVSAWTMRVLVEAVRTSGLSTISDTLDEQAHGDGKEQADRGEITSEMEALAAAYHVFRNVAQPCFSYIEEYDLLRFMIKEEVDLVFPLFDGAAETGRITRKAFTEWVVKVYNSRKALAHSLNDTKTAVKQLNKLVTAILIVITVVIWLLLLEVATTKVLLFFSTQLVALAFIIGSTCKNLFESIVFVFVMHPYDVGDRCVVDGVPMLVEEMNLLSTVFLKLDNEKVYYPNSVLAMKPISNYFRSPDMGETVEFSIAFSTPVSKIAHLKERIADYLEQNPQHWSPIHTVVVKQIEDMNKLKMALYSNHTITFQEYRERNIRRTEQSLAIKKMLEDLHIDYTLLPQQVHLTKLDKI from the exons ATGGCAGAGCCAAGGAGTAGCAATGGAGGAAGAGATGTTGTTATCAATGTCTCAGGCGAGGAAGCATCAAGGGTTTCTTCAAAGATGGCTTCACCAGAATCTGAAAAAGCAATGCCCATCAATAAAAACTCCTCTCCTGAAATCTCTAAGCTTGTCGGTAGTCCAAACAAGCCTCCTAGACCTCCAAATCCAAGCTACGACGGTCTAACTCAGAGAAAATCTTTTGCAAGGTCGGTTTACTCCAAACCAAAGTCCCGGTTTGTGGAACCATCTCTTCCTGTAGACACAAATATTTTAGAGGAGGAAGTTAAGGAACAACTTGGTGCTGCTTTCTCTTTTAGTAGAGCTTCCCCTAACAACAGATCAACAAGGAGTGTGGGGTCAACAACACCGTTAACTCCGAGTAAAGCTGTTGAGgctgagaaagatgaagacgAAGAAATCTACAAAAAGGTGAAGCTGAGCAAAGAGATGAGGAGAAAGATAAGTGCGTTGGCGTTGTTAGAGCTAGCTTTCTTTGTGGTGATCTTGAGCTCTTTGGTTGCTAGTTTAACCATTGATGCCGTGAAACGCCATAACTTCTGGGGGTTACAAGTGTGGAAATGGTGTGTGCTTGTGATGGTTATCTTCAGCGGAATGTTAGTAACCAACTGGTTCATGCGTGTGGTTGTGTTCCTCATAGAAACAAACTTTCTTTTGAGGAGAAAAGTGTTGTACTTCGTGCATGGGTTAAAGAAGAGCGTCCAAGTCTTCATATGGCTTAGTTTGATACTCGTTGCATGGGTGTTTCTATTCAACCACGACGTGGATCGATCCCATGCAGCCACGAAGATCCTCAACGCTATAACAAGGACACTCATCACCCTTCTTACGGGATCATTCCTCTGGCTGGTGAAAACACTCTTGTTAAAGATCCTTGCGGCGAGTTTCAACGTTGTGAACTTCTTTGATAGGATTCAAGATTCTGTTTTCCACCAGTATGTTTTGCAAACGCTCTCTGGTCCTCCGCTTATCGAAGAGGCGGAGAGGGTGGGGCGTGAGCCGAGGACAGGGCAGTTGAGTTTCGCGAGCGTGGTGAAAAAGGGAGAGGTTAAAGAGAAGAAAGTGATTGATATGGGGAAGGTTCACAAGATGAAGCGAGAGAAAGTTTCAGCGTGGACGATGAGGGTTTTGGTGGAAGCTGTTAGGACTTCGGGTTTGTCTACTATCTCTGACACATTGGATGAACAAGCGCATGGAGATGGGAAAGAGCAGGCTGATAGAGGAGAGATTACTAGTGAGATGGAGGCTTTGGCTGCTGCTTATCATGTCTTTAGAAATGTTGCTCAGCCTTGCTTCAG TTACATAGAGGAATACGATTTGCTTAGGTTCATGATTAAAGAAGAGGTTGATCTTGTGTTTCCTTTGTTTGACGGTGCTGCTGAGACCGGGAGGATCACCAGAAAAGCTTTCACGGAATGGGTG GTTAAGGTGTACAATAGCAGGAAAGCTCTAGCGCATTCCTTAAACGACACGAAAACAGCGGTTAAGCAGTTAAACAAACTTGTGACAGCGATATTGATCGTGATTACTGTTGTCATTTGGCTGCTGCTTCTAGAAGTAGCAACGACTAAGGTGTTGCTGTTCTTCTCCACTCAACTCGTGGCTCTGGCTTTTATAATCGGAAGCACTTGCAAGAATCTCTTTGAATCCATTGTGTTTGTATTCGTTATGCATCCTTATGATGTAGGTGATCGCTGCGTTGTCGACGGTGTCCCG ATGCTGGTTGAAGAGATGAATCTGTTATCGACGGTGTTCTTGAAGCTTGACAACGAGAAAGTGTATTATCCAAACTCTGTTTTGGCCATGAAACCGATAAGTAACTACTTCAGAAGTCCAGATATGGGAGAAACAGTTGAATTCTCTATAGCGTTTTCAACACCAGTCTCAAAGATAGCACATCTCAAAGAAAGAATCGCTGA TTACTTGGAGCAGAATCCGCAGCACTGGTCACCGATACACACGGTGGTGGTTAAGCAGATAGAGGACATGAACAAGCTGAAGATGGCTTTATACAGCAACCACACTATCACGTTTCAGGAATACAGAGAGAGGAATATCAGAAGAACTGAACAGTCTTTGGCTATTAAGAAAATGTTGGAGGATCTTCACATTGATTACACTCTACTTCCTCAACAAGTCCATCTCACCAAGCTcgacaaaatttga
- the LOC106380809 gene encoding mechanosensitive ion channel protein 10-like isoform X2, with amino-acid sequence MDASSTGMAEPRSSNGGRDVVINVSGEEASRVSSKMASPESEKAMPINKNSSPEISKLVGSPNKPPRPPNPSYDGLTQRKSFARSVYSKPKSRFVEPSLPVDTNILEEEVKEQLGAAFSFSRASPNNRSTRSVGSTTPLTPSKAVEAEKDEDEEIYKKVKLSKEMRRKISALALLELAFFVVILSSLVASLTIDAVKRHNFWGLQVWKWCVLVMVIFSGMLVTNWFMRVVVFLIETNFLLRRKVLYFVHGLKKSVQVFIWLSLILVAWVFLFNHDVDRSHAATKILNAITRTLITLLTGSFLWLVKTLLLKILAASFNVVNFFDRIQDSVFHQYVLQTLSGPPLIEEAERVGREPRTGQLSFASVVKKGEVKEKKVIDMGKVHKMKREKVSAWTMRVLVEAVRTSGLSTISDTLDEQAHGDGKEQADRGEITSEMEALAAAYHVFRNVAQPCFSYIEEYDLLRFMIKEEVDLVFPLFDGAAETGRITRKAFTEWVVKVYNSRKALAHSLNDTKTAVKQLNKLVTAILIVITVVIWLLLLEVATTKVLLFFSTQLVALAFIIGSTCKNLFESIVFVFVMHPYDVGDRCVVDGVPMLVEEMNLLSTVFLKLDNEKVYYPNSVLAMKPISNYFRSPDMGETVEFSIAFSTPVSKIAHLKERIADYLEQNPQHWSPIHTVVVKQIEDMNKLKMALYSNHTITFQEYRERNIRRTEQSLAIKKMLEDLHIDYTLLPQQVHLTKLDKI; translated from the exons ATGGATGCTAGTAGCACTGGAATGGCAGAGCCAAGGAGTAGCAATGGAGGAAGAGATGTTGTTATCAATGTCTCAGGCGAGGAAGCATCAAGGGTTTCTTCAAAGATGGCTTCACCAGAATCTGAAAAAGCAATGCCCATCAATAAAAACTCCTCTCCTGAAATCTCTAAGCTTGTCGGTAGTCCAAACAAGCCTCCTAGACCTCCAAATCCAAGCTACGACGGTCTAACTCAGAGAAAATCTTTTGCAAGGTCGGTTTACTCCAAACCAAAGTCCCGGTTTGTGGAACCATCTCTTCCTGTAGACACAAATATTTTAGAGGAGGAAGTTAAGGAACAACTTGGTGCTGCTTTCTCTTTTAGTAGAGCTTCCCCTAACAACAGATCAACAAGGAGTGTGGGGTCAACAACACCGTTAACTCCGAGTAAAGCTGTTGAGgctgagaaagatgaagacgAAGAAATCTACAAAAAGGTGAAGCTGAGCAAAGAGATGAGGAGAAAGATAAGTGCGTTGGCGTTGTTAGAGCTAGCTTTCTTTGTGGTGATCTTGAGCTCTTTGGTTGCTAGTTTAACCATTGATGCCGTGAAACGCCATAACTTCTGGGGGTTACAAGTGTGGAAATGGTGTGTGCTTGTGATGGTTATCTTCAGCGGAATGTTAGTAACCAACTGGTTCATGCGTGTGGTTGTGTTCCTCATAGAAACAAACTTTCTTTTGAGGAGAAAAGTGTTGTACTTCGTGCATGGGTTAAAGAAGAGCGTCCAAGTCTTCATATGGCTTAGTTTGATACTCGTTGCATGGGTGTTTCTATTCAACCACGACGTGGATCGATCCCATGCAGCCACGAAGATCCTCAACGCTATAACAAGGACACTCATCACCCTTCTTACGGGATCATTCCTCTGGCTGGTGAAAACACTCTTGTTAAAGATCCTTGCGGCGAGTTTCAACGTTGTGAACTTCTTTGATAGGATTCAAGATTCTGTTTTCCACCAGTATGTTTTGCAAACGCTCTCTGGTCCTCCGCTTATCGAAGAGGCGGAGAGGGTGGGGCGTGAGCCGAGGACAGGGCAGTTGAGTTTCGCGAGCGTGGTGAAAAAGGGAGAGGTTAAAGAGAAGAAAGTGATTGATATGGGGAAGGTTCACAAGATGAAGCGAGAGAAAGTTTCAGCGTGGACGATGAGGGTTTTGGTGGAAGCTGTTAGGACTTCGGGTTTGTCTACTATCTCTGACACATTGGATGAACAAGCGCATGGAGATGGGAAAGAGCAGGCTGATAGAGGAGAGATTACTAGTGAGATGGAGGCTTTGGCTGCTGCTTATCATGTCTTTAGAAATGTTGCTCAGCCTTGCTTCAG TTACATAGAGGAATACGATTTGCTTAGGTTCATGATTAAAGAAGAGGTTGATCTTGTGTTTCCTTTGTTTGACGGTGCTGCTGAGACCGGGAGGATCACCAGAAAAGCTTTCACGGAATGGGTG GTTAAGGTGTACAATAGCAGGAAAGCTCTAGCGCATTCCTTAAACGACACGAAAACAGCGGTTAAGCAGTTAAACAAACTTGTGACAGCGATATTGATCGTGATTACTGTTGTCATTTGGCTGCTGCTTCTAGAAGTAGCAACGACTAAGGTGTTGCTGTTCTTCTCCACTCAACTCGTGGCTCTGGCTTTTATAATCGGAAGCACTTGCAAGAATCTCTTTGAATCCATTGTGTTTGTATTCGTTATGCATCCTTATGATGTAGGTGATCGCTGCGTTGTCGACGGTGTCCCG ATGCTGGTTGAAGAGATGAATCTGTTATCGACGGTGTTCTTGAAGCTTGACAACGAGAAAGTGTATTATCCAAACTCTGTTTTGGCCATGAAACCGATAAGTAACTACTTCAGAAGTCCAGATATGGGAGAAACAGTTGAATTCTCTATAGCGTTTTCAACACCAGTCTCAAAGATAGCACATCTCAAAGAAAGAATCGCTGA TTACTTGGAGCAGAATCCGCAGCACTGGTCACCGATACACACGGTGGTGGTTAAGCAGATAGAGGACATGAACAAGCTGAAGATGGCTTTATACAGCAACCACACTATCACGTTTCAGGAATACAGAGAGAGGAATATCAGAAGAACTGAACAGTCTTTGGCTATTAAGAAAATGTTGGAGGATCTTCACATTGATTACACTCTACTTCCTCAACAAGTCCATCTCACCAAGCTcgacaaaatttga
- the LOC106380809 gene encoding mechanosensitive ion channel protein 10-like isoform X1, with product MFELFLFTIGPGVYYLLRSQFIFCYFQGFLLKNELIAILTAEDKEDFVYLTTGNLILTSTGMAEPRSSNGGRDVVINVSGEEASRVSSKMASPESEKAMPINKNSSPEISKLVGSPNKPPRPPNPSYDGLTQRKSFARSVYSKPKSRFVEPSLPVDTNILEEEVKEQLGAAFSFSRASPNNRSTRSVGSTTPLTPSKAVEAEKDEDEEIYKKVKLSKEMRRKISALALLELAFFVVILSSLVASLTIDAVKRHNFWGLQVWKWCVLVMVIFSGMLVTNWFMRVVVFLIETNFLLRRKVLYFVHGLKKSVQVFIWLSLILVAWVFLFNHDVDRSHAATKILNAITRTLITLLTGSFLWLVKTLLLKILAASFNVVNFFDRIQDSVFHQYVLQTLSGPPLIEEAERVGREPRTGQLSFASVVKKGEVKEKKVIDMGKVHKMKREKVSAWTMRVLVEAVRTSGLSTISDTLDEQAHGDGKEQADRGEITSEMEALAAAYHVFRNVAQPCFSYIEEYDLLRFMIKEEVDLVFPLFDGAAETGRITRKAFTEWVVKVYNSRKALAHSLNDTKTAVKQLNKLVTAILIVITVVIWLLLLEVATTKVLLFFSTQLVALAFIIGSTCKNLFESIVFVFVMHPYDVGDRCVVDGVPMLVEEMNLLSTVFLKLDNEKVYYPNSVLAMKPISNYFRSPDMGETVEFSIAFSTPVSKIAHLKERIADYLEQNPQHWSPIHTVVVKQIEDMNKLKMALYSNHTITFQEYRERNIRRTEQSLAIKKMLEDLHIDYTLLPQQVHLTKLDKI from the exons ATGTTTGAACTATTTCTCTTTACAATTGGTCCTGGTGTGTACTATCTCCTAAGATCTCAGTTTATCTTTTGCTATTTTCAGGGTTTTCTTCTCAAGAATGAGCTGATTGCTATACTCACAgcagaagacaaagaagatttTGTGTACCTCACTACTGGTAACCTTATTCTTACTAG CACTGGAATGGCAGAGCCAAGGAGTAGCAATGGAGGAAGAGATGTTGTTATCAATGTCTCAGGCGAGGAAGCATCAAGGGTTTCTTCAAAGATGGCTTCACCAGAATCTGAAAAAGCAATGCCCATCAATAAAAACTCCTCTCCTGAAATCTCTAAGCTTGTCGGTAGTCCAAACAAGCCTCCTAGACCTCCAAATCCAAGCTACGACGGTCTAACTCAGAGAAAATCTTTTGCAAGGTCGGTTTACTCCAAACCAAAGTCCCGGTTTGTGGAACCATCTCTTCCTGTAGACACAAATATTTTAGAGGAGGAAGTTAAGGAACAACTTGGTGCTGCTTTCTCTTTTAGTAGAGCTTCCCCTAACAACAGATCAACAAGGAGTGTGGGGTCAACAACACCGTTAACTCCGAGTAAAGCTGTTGAGgctgagaaagatgaagacgAAGAAATCTACAAAAAGGTGAAGCTGAGCAAAGAGATGAGGAGAAAGATAAGTGCGTTGGCGTTGTTAGAGCTAGCTTTCTTTGTGGTGATCTTGAGCTCTTTGGTTGCTAGTTTAACCATTGATGCCGTGAAACGCCATAACTTCTGGGGGTTACAAGTGTGGAAATGGTGTGTGCTTGTGATGGTTATCTTCAGCGGAATGTTAGTAACCAACTGGTTCATGCGTGTGGTTGTGTTCCTCATAGAAACAAACTTTCTTTTGAGGAGAAAAGTGTTGTACTTCGTGCATGGGTTAAAGAAGAGCGTCCAAGTCTTCATATGGCTTAGTTTGATACTCGTTGCATGGGTGTTTCTATTCAACCACGACGTGGATCGATCCCATGCAGCCACGAAGATCCTCAACGCTATAACAAGGACACTCATCACCCTTCTTACGGGATCATTCCTCTGGCTGGTGAAAACACTCTTGTTAAAGATCCTTGCGGCGAGTTTCAACGTTGTGAACTTCTTTGATAGGATTCAAGATTCTGTTTTCCACCAGTATGTTTTGCAAACGCTCTCTGGTCCTCCGCTTATCGAAGAGGCGGAGAGGGTGGGGCGTGAGCCGAGGACAGGGCAGTTGAGTTTCGCGAGCGTGGTGAAAAAGGGAGAGGTTAAAGAGAAGAAAGTGATTGATATGGGGAAGGTTCACAAGATGAAGCGAGAGAAAGTTTCAGCGTGGACGATGAGGGTTTTGGTGGAAGCTGTTAGGACTTCGGGTTTGTCTACTATCTCTGACACATTGGATGAACAAGCGCATGGAGATGGGAAAGAGCAGGCTGATAGAGGAGAGATTACTAGTGAGATGGAGGCTTTGGCTGCTGCTTATCATGTCTTTAGAAATGTTGCTCAGCCTTGCTTCAG TTACATAGAGGAATACGATTTGCTTAGGTTCATGATTAAAGAAGAGGTTGATCTTGTGTTTCCTTTGTTTGACGGTGCTGCTGAGACCGGGAGGATCACCAGAAAAGCTTTCACGGAATGGGTG GTTAAGGTGTACAATAGCAGGAAAGCTCTAGCGCATTCCTTAAACGACACGAAAACAGCGGTTAAGCAGTTAAACAAACTTGTGACAGCGATATTGATCGTGATTACTGTTGTCATTTGGCTGCTGCTTCTAGAAGTAGCAACGACTAAGGTGTTGCTGTTCTTCTCCACTCAACTCGTGGCTCTGGCTTTTATAATCGGAAGCACTTGCAAGAATCTCTTTGAATCCATTGTGTTTGTATTCGTTATGCATCCTTATGATGTAGGTGATCGCTGCGTTGTCGACGGTGTCCCG ATGCTGGTTGAAGAGATGAATCTGTTATCGACGGTGTTCTTGAAGCTTGACAACGAGAAAGTGTATTATCCAAACTCTGTTTTGGCCATGAAACCGATAAGTAACTACTTCAGAAGTCCAGATATGGGAGAAACAGTTGAATTCTCTATAGCGTTTTCAACACCAGTCTCAAAGATAGCACATCTCAAAGAAAGAATCGCTGA TTACTTGGAGCAGAATCCGCAGCACTGGTCACCGATACACACGGTGGTGGTTAAGCAGATAGAGGACATGAACAAGCTGAAGATGGCTTTATACAGCAACCACACTATCACGTTTCAGGAATACAGAGAGAGGAATATCAGAAGAACTGAACAGTCTTTGGCTATTAAGAAAATGTTGGAGGATCTTCACATTGATTACACTCTACTTCCTCAACAAGTCCATCTCACCAAGCTcgacaaaatttga